One window of Rhizobium leguminosarum genomic DNA carries:
- a CDS encoding esterase-like activity of phytase family protein — protein MTKRFLAAAAFVLLSSTVTVSATDIRATFETACPFGDCAASISLSYLGEFVIPTGHMENGVEFGGISGLDFDAATGDYLAISDDRSERGPARFYRLDVDVEASGLKGVSVVSQVTLKDNNGEPFAAKTVDPESIRLGKDGIYWGSEGDGKALLAPFVRVTAPDGSFVREFKLPRGFAPTADKSTGIRDNLAFEDLAVTPSGDVFVGVEAALYQDGPNPSLTSGSLSRIIRYDGASGEPKAEYVYPVSPIPQAATRADGGNDNGMSEMLALDDHRLLAVERSYAQGYGNTIKIMMMDLADATDVSAIASLAKTDQRVVPARKSQVLDLRAIGLVPDNIEAMSLGKAKDGTDVLILGSDNNFSTSQKTQFYAFKVVRRPQQ, from the coding sequence ATGACCAAGCGCTTTCTCGCCGCTGCCGCTTTCGTTCTCCTGTCCAGCACTGTCACCGTGAGCGCCACCGATATCCGCGCCACCTTCGAGACCGCCTGCCCCTTCGGCGATTGCGCCGCCAGCATTTCGCTCTCTTATCTCGGTGAATTCGTTATCCCCACAGGTCACATGGAAAACGGCGTCGAATTCGGCGGCATTTCAGGCCTCGATTTCGATGCTGCCACCGGCGACTATCTCGCCATCAGCGACGACCGCTCCGAAAGGGGTCCTGCCCGCTTCTATCGACTGGACGTCGATGTCGAGGCGTCCGGCCTCAAGGGTGTTTCGGTCGTCAGCCAAGTGACGTTGAAGGACAACAACGGCGAGCCCTTCGCCGCCAAGACCGTCGACCCGGAATCGATCCGCCTCGGCAAGGACGGCATTTATTGGGGCAGCGAAGGTGACGGCAAGGCGCTGCTTGCGCCCTTCGTCCGCGTGACTGCGCCGGACGGCTCTTTCGTGCGCGAATTCAAACTGCCGCGGGGCTTTGCGCCGACAGCCGACAAGTCGACCGGCATCCGCGACAACCTTGCTTTCGAAGATCTCGCCGTTACGCCTTCGGGCGATGTCTTCGTCGGTGTCGAAGCCGCGCTCTATCAGGATGGCCCCAACCCCTCGCTGACGTCGGGCAGCCTGTCGCGCATCATCCGCTATGACGGCGCGAGCGGCGAGCCGAAGGCTGAGTATGTTTATCCAGTCTCACCGATCCCGCAGGCAGCCACCAGGGCCGACGGCGGCAATGACAACGGCATGTCGGAAATGCTGGCTCTTGACGACCACCGGCTGCTCGCCGTCGAGCGCAGTTATGCCCAAGGCTATGGCAACACCATCAAGATCATGATGATGGATCTGGCCGATGCCACTGATGTATCCGCCATCGCTTCGCTCGCCAAAACCGATCAGCGCGTCGTCCCCGCCCGCAAGAGCCAGGTCCTTGATTTGAGAGCGATCGGGCTCGTCCCCGACAATATCGAGGCGATGTCGCTGGGCAAGGCCAAAGACGGCACCGATGTTCTCATTCTTGGTTCCGACAACAATTTCTCGACCAGCCAGAAGACGCAATTCTATGCCTTCAAGGTAGTTAGGCGTCCGCAGCAGTAA
- the parE gene encoding DNA topoisomerase IV subunit B gives MDDSNDLFSGMPLSEKREEAHKPAAPAERPPVTAAPAPAPPAAAAPPTAGASARPAPAASNSDEYGASSIRVLEGLEPVRMRPGMYIGGTDEKALHHLFAEVIDNAMDEAVAGHANFIEVYLDLEGYLTVSDNGRGIPVENHPQVPGKSTLEVIMTKLHAGGKFDGKAYETSGGLHGVGVSVVNALSDDLEVEVARNRKLYRQRFSRGLPQGGLEELGDVHNRRGTRVRFHPDPQIFGDHMRFDAARVFRMARSKAYLFGGVEIRWSCEAGVLPEGSEVPDKAVFHFPGGLKDYLQATMGKEFTVTREIFAGKTEKTSGHGSMEWAITWYGGDPQVHSYCNTIPTPEGGTHEAGLRIALTKGLKAYAELTQNKRAAQITTDDVMISAVGMLSIFIREPEFVGQTKDKLATVEAQRIVENALRDPFDHYLADNPNESAKLLDWVIERAEERLRRRKEKEVNRKTAVRKLRLPGKLADCSQNIAEGAELFIVEGDSAGGSAKQARNRANQAILPLRGKILNVASAGREKLGANQQLADLIQALGCGTRSKYRDEDLRYERIIVMTDADVDGAHIASLLITFFYQEMPELVRGGHLFLAVPPLYKITQGSKSAYARDDNHRAELMQTEFKGKAKVEISRFKGLGEMMPAQLKETTMDPSKRTLLKVLIDEVDFEGTRSAVDDLMGTKPEARFRFIQDRAAFAENLDI, from the coding sequence ATGGACGATAGCAACGACCTCTTTTCCGGAATGCCTCTCTCTGAAAAACGCGAGGAGGCGCACAAGCCTGCCGCTCCGGCCGAGCGGCCGCCGGTCACGGCTGCGCCCGCCCCTGCCCCACCTGCCGCTGCAGCACCCCCTACTGCCGGAGCATCAGCCCGGCCGGCGCCCGCTGCGTCGAATTCGGACGAATACGGCGCCTCGTCGATCCGCGTCCTCGAAGGCCTCGAGCCGGTGCGCATGCGCCCGGGCATGTATATCGGCGGCACCGATGAAAAAGCGCTGCATCACCTTTTTGCCGAAGTCATCGACAATGCGATGGACGAGGCGGTCGCCGGACACGCCAATTTCATCGAGGTCTACCTCGACCTCGAAGGTTATCTCACCGTCTCCGACAACGGCCGCGGCATCCCGGTCGAGAACCATCCGCAGGTACCGGGCAAGTCGACGCTCGAAGTCATCATGACCAAGCTGCATGCCGGCGGCAAATTCGACGGCAAGGCCTACGAGACTTCGGGCGGCCTGCACGGCGTCGGCGTCTCGGTCGTCAACGCGCTTTCCGACGACCTCGAAGTGGAAGTGGCGCGCAACCGCAAACTCTACCGCCAGCGCTTCTCCCGCGGCCTGCCGCAGGGCGGCTTGGAAGAGCTGGGCGACGTCCACAATCGCCGCGGCACCCGCGTGCGCTTCCATCCCGACCCCCAGATCTTTGGGGATCACATGAGGTTCGATGCCGCCCGCGTCTTCCGCATGGCGCGCTCGAAGGCCTACCTCTTCGGCGGCGTCGAGATCCGCTGGAGCTGCGAGGCGGGCGTTTTGCCTGAAGGGTCCGAGGTCCCTGACAAGGCCGTCTTCCACTTCCCCGGCGGCTTGAAGGACTATCTCCAGGCGACGATGGGCAAGGAATTCACCGTCACCCGCGAGATCTTTGCCGGCAAGACCGAGAAGACCAGCGGCCATGGCTCGATGGAATGGGCGATCACCTGGTATGGCGGTGATCCGCAGGTGCATTCCTATTGCAACACCATCCCGACACCCGAAGGCGGCACGCACGAGGCGGGCCTGCGCATCGCGCTGACCAAGGGCCTGAAGGCCTATGCCGAGCTGACGCAGAACAAGCGCGCCGCGCAGATCACCACCGATGACGTGATGATCTCGGCCGTCGGCATGCTGTCGATCTTCATCCGCGAGCCGGAATTCGTCGGCCAGACCAAGGACAAGCTCGCGACCGTCGAGGCCCAGCGCATCGTCGAGAACGCGCTGCGCGATCCTTTCGACCACTACCTTGCCGACAATCCGAACGAGTCGGCCAAGCTGCTCGATTGGGTGATCGAGCGCGCCGAGGAGCGCCTGCGCCGCCGCAAGGAAAAGGAAGTCAACCGCAAGACCGCGGTGCGCAAGCTGCGCCTGCCCGGCAAGCTCGCTGACTGCTCGCAGAATATCGCCGAAGGCGCCGAACTCTTCATCGTCGAGGGTGACTCGGCAGGTGGTTCGGCCAAGCAGGCGCGCAACCGCGCCAACCAGGCGATTCTGCCGCTGCGCGGCAAGATCCTCAACGTTGCCAGTGCCGGCCGCGAAAAACTCGGCGCCAACCAGCAGCTCGCCGATCTCATCCAGGCGCTCGGCTGCGGCACCCGCTCGAAATACCGCGACGAAGACCTGCGCTACGAGCGCATCATCGTCATGACCGATGCCGACGTCGACGGCGCCCACATCGCCTCGCTGCTGATCACCTTCTTCTATCAGGAGATGCCGGAGCTGGTGCGCGGCGGCCATCTTTTCCTTGCCGTGCCGCCGCTTTACAAGATCACCCAAGGGTCGAAATCCGCCTATGCCCGCGACGACAATCACCGCGCCGAACTGATGCAGACGGAATTCAAGGGCAAGGCCAAGGTCGAGATCAGCCGCTTTAAAGGTCTCGGCGAAATGATGCCCGCCCAGCTCAAGGAAACCACCATGGATCCGTCCAAGCGCACCCTGCTCAAGGTGCTGATCGACGAGGTGGATTTCGAAGGCACCCGCAGCGCCGTCGACGATCTGATGGGGACCAAGCCGGAAGCCCGCTTCCGATTCATCCAGGACCGCGCGGCCTTCGCCGAAAACCTCGATATTTAG
- a CDS encoding alpha/beta hydrolase, with amino-acid sequence MRMSTSHCTIITAIAAFFLSAGILSAAGQARAGDALPPFKDDLFSKQAILQTGDDGAFEVIDYDEMRDINGRDQIPQKRVQQKYVALGIRKAQVDETLSLDGIGLDVTRVGPAQNAAFTVIFIHGRDGDRRLGANDYSFGGNFNRLKNLVAGNGGVYYSPTVRSFDSNGVAAIAGLIRYASAQSPGRPVILSCASMGSQVCWGIARDGDSVKRLKGMLVMSGVADPDFTRSAFYKAKLPLWFAHGSRDPVYAASDQQALFENLHKAKYPTRFTLFETGNHGTPIRMIDWRRVLNWILAG; translated from the coding sequence ATGCGAATGTCCACAAGTCATTGCACCATCATCACCGCAATTGCGGCGTTTTTCTTGTCCGCGGGCATCCTGTCTGCTGCCGGGCAGGCGCGGGCGGGCGATGCGCTGCCGCCCTTCAAGGACGATCTGTTCTCGAAGCAGGCCATTTTGCAGACAGGCGATGACGGCGCCTTCGAGGTCATCGATTATGATGAGATGCGCGATATCAACGGCCGCGACCAGATCCCGCAAAAGCGGGTGCAGCAGAAATATGTGGCGCTCGGCATCCGCAAGGCCCAGGTCGACGAGACGCTGTCTCTCGACGGCATCGGGCTCGATGTCACCAGGGTGGGACCGGCCCAGAATGCCGCCTTCACGGTGATTTTCATCCATGGCCGCGATGGCGATCGCCGGCTGGGGGCCAACGATTACAGCTTCGGCGGCAATTTCAACCGGCTGAAGAACCTCGTCGCCGGCAATGGCGGCGTTTATTATTCGCCGACGGTCAGGAGTTTCGACAGCAACGGCGTTGCGGCAATCGCCGGCCTCATCCGCTATGCCAGCGCCCAATCACCGGGCCGGCCGGTCATCCTTTCCTGCGCCTCGATGGGCAGCCAGGTCTGCTGGGGCATTGCGCGCGACGGCGACAGCGTCAAGCGGCTGAAGGGCATGCTTGTTATGAGCGGCGTCGCCGATCCAGATTTCACCAGGAGCGCCTTCTACAAGGCGAAGCTGCCGCTCTGGTTCGCCCATGGCAGCCGCGACCCGGTCTATGCGGCCAGCGACCAGCAGGCGCTGTTCGAAAACCTGCACAAAGCAAAATATCCGACGCGCTTCACGCTGTTTGAGACCGGAAATCACGGCACGCCGATCCGGATGATCGACTGGCGCAGGGTCTTGAACTGGATTCTCGCCGGCTGA
- the tpiA gene encoding triose-phosphate isomerase → MTPDVRPLVAGNWKMNGMRASLDQIKTIAEGVSSPLADKVEALICPPTTLLYVATALCTDSPLAIGAQDCHQNPSGAHTGDISAEMIADCFGTYVIVGHSERRTDHAETDHLVRVKAEAAFAAGLTAIICIGETADERRTGQALDVIKRQLSASVPDGATAESTVIAYEPIWAIGTGVTPTSGDVEKAHAFMRAELVARFGDEGRKMRLLYGGSVKPANAGELMGIANVDGALIGGASLKAADFLAIYRAYEALLA, encoded by the coding sequence ATGACACCTGACGTGCGCCCGCTCGTGGCGGGAAACTGGAAAATGAATGGCATGCGTGCCTCCCTGGATCAGATCAAGACGATCGCCGAGGGTGTTTCCTCGCCGCTCGCCGACAAGGTCGAAGCGCTGATCTGCCCGCCGACGACGCTGCTTTACGTGGCGACGGCGCTCTGCACCGACAGCCCGCTGGCGATCGGCGCCCAGGACTGCCATCAGAACCCGTCAGGCGCCCATACCGGCGACATCTCGGCCGAGATGATTGCCGATTGTTTCGGCACTTATGTCATCGTCGGCCACTCAGAGCGGCGCACCGACCATGCCGAGACGGATCATCTGGTCCGCGTCAAGGCGGAAGCTGCCTTCGCCGCGGGGCTGACGGCGATCATCTGCATCGGCGAGACGGCGGATGAACGCCGGACAGGCCAGGCGCTCGACGTCATCAAGCGTCAGCTTTCCGCCTCGGTTCCGGACGGCGCCACCGCCGAGAGCACAGTCATCGCCTACGAGCCGATCTGGGCGATCGGCACCGGTGTGACGCCGACATCAGGCGATGTCGAAAAGGCGCATGCCTTCATGCGCGCCGAGCTCGTGGCCCGCTTCGGCGACGAAGGCCGCAAGATGCGCCTTCTCTATGGCGGTTCGGTCAAGCCCGCCAATGCCGGCGAGCTGATGGGCATCGCCAATGTCGACGGCGCGCTGATCGGCGGGGCGAGCTTGAAAGCAGCCGACTTCCTCGCCATCTACCGGGCTTATGAGGCGCTGCTCGCCTGA
- the secG gene encoding preprotein translocase subunit SecG — translation MQTVLIVIHLMIVLALVGVVLIQRSEGGGLGIGGGSGFMSARGTANALTRTTAILATLFFLTSLGLGILTRYQGRPSDILDRIPATGGQGNGILDSLGGGAKAPAGQPAGNGVPSSGAATPAAPAPATQAPAAQAPAATVPSTTAPAATAPATTAPATPAAPAPAQPAGVPTGQ, via the coding sequence ATGCAGACCGTATTGATTGTCATTCATCTCATGATCGTGCTCGCGCTTGTCGGCGTCGTGCTCATCCAGCGCTCTGAAGGCGGCGGCCTCGGCATCGGCGGCGGTTCGGGCTTCATGTCGGCCCGCGGCACGGCCAATGCGCTGACGCGCACCACCGCGATCCTGGCGACGCTGTTCTTCCTGACCTCGCTCGGCCTCGGCATACTGACGCGTTACCAGGGCCGTCCGAGCGACATTCTCGACCGCATTCCGGCAACGGGCGGCCAGGGTAACGGCATTCTCGATTCGCTCGGCGGCGGTGCGAAGGCGCCGGCAGGTCAGCCGGCCGGCAACGGCGTTCCGAGCAGCGGGGCGGCAACGCCTGCCGCACCAGCGCCGGCAACTCAGGCTCCGGCAGCGCAGGCCCCCGCGGCTACCGTACCTTCGACGACGGCTCCGGCCGCAACCGCTCCGGCAACGACTGCCCCGGCAACTCCGGCCGCGCCGGCACCGGCTCAGCCCGCCGGCGTCCCGACGGGACAGTAA
- a CDS encoding CTP synthase — protein sequence MARYVFITGGVVSSLGKGIAAAALGALLQARGYRVRLRKLDPYLNVDPGTMSPTQHGEVFVTDDGAETDLDLGHYERFTGRSATKTDNITTGRIYKNIIDKERRGDYLGATVQVIPHVTNEIKDFVIEGNDDYDFVICEIGGTVGDIEAMPFMEAIRQLGNDLPRGTAVYVHLTLMPYIPAAGELKTKPTQHSVKELQALGIHPDILLVRADREIPEAERRKLSLFCNVRPSAVIQALDVANIYDVPIAYHKEGLDDEVLAAFGIEPAPKPRLDPWEEVCNRIRTPEGEVTIAIVGKYTGLKDAYKSLIEALHHGGIANRVKVKLEWIESEVFEKEDPAPYLEKVHGILVPGGFGERGSEGKIHAARFARERKVPYFGICFGMQMAVIEAARNLADVSGASSTEFGPSKEPVVGLMTEWVKGNELQKRTAAGDLGGTMRLGAYKAALKKGTKIADIYGSTDISERHRHRYEVNVDYKDRLESCGLVFSGMSPDGVLPETIEYADHPWFIGVQYHPELKSRPLDPHPLFASFIEAATEQSRLV from the coding sequence ATGGCGCGATACGTATTCATCACTGGCGGCGTGGTTTCCTCTCTCGGAAAAGGAATTGCGGCCGCGGCTCTCGGAGCGTTGCTGCAGGCCCGTGGATATCGGGTCCGGCTTCGCAAGCTCGACCCCTATCTGAACGTGGACCCGGGCACGATGAGCCCGACCCAGCACGGCGAGGTCTTCGTCACCGACGATGGCGCGGAAACCGATCTCGATCTCGGCCACTACGAACGCTTCACCGGGCGTTCGGCGACCAAGACCGACAACATCACCACCGGCCGCATCTACAAGAACATCATCGACAAGGAACGGCGCGGCGACTATCTCGGTGCGACGGTGCAGGTCATCCCGCACGTCACCAACGAGATCAAGGATTTCGTTATCGAGGGCAATGACGACTACGATTTCGTCATCTGCGAGATCGGCGGCACGGTCGGCGACATCGAGGCGATGCCGTTCATGGAGGCGATCCGCCAGCTCGGCAACGACCTGCCGCGCGGCACTGCCGTCTACGTCCACCTCACGCTGATGCCCTACATTCCCGCGGCCGGCGAACTCAAGACCAAGCCGACCCAGCATTCGGTCAAGGAGTTGCAGGCGCTCGGCATTCATCCCGATATCCTCTTGGTGCGCGCCGACCGCGAAATTCCGGAAGCCGAGCGCCGCAAGCTCTCGCTGTTCTGCAATGTGCGCCCGTCCGCCGTCATTCAGGCGCTCGACGTCGCCAACATCTACGATGTGCCGATCGCCTACCACAAGGAAGGCCTTGACGACGAAGTGCTGGCCGCCTTTGGCATCGAGCCGGCGCCGAAGCCGCGTCTCGACCCGTGGGAAGAGGTCTGCAACCGCATCCGCACGCCGGAGGGCGAGGTGACGATCGCGATCGTCGGCAAATATACCGGCCTCAAGGATGCCTATAAATCGCTGATCGAGGCGCTGCATCACGGCGGCATCGCCAATCGCGTCAAGGTCAAGCTCGAATGGATCGAGTCCGAGGTCTTCGAAAAGGAAGATCCGGCGCCCTACCTCGAAAAGGTGCATGGCATCCTCGTGCCGGGCGGATTCGGCGAACGTGGTTCGGAAGGCAAGATTCACGCAGCCCGCTTCGCCCGCGAACGCAAGGTGCCGTATTTCGGCATCTGCTTCGGCATGCAGATGGCCGTCATCGAGGCAGCGCGCAATCTCGCAGACGTATCGGGCGCCTCCTCGACCGAGTTCGGCCCTTCCAAGGAGCCGGTGGTCGGCCTGATGACCGAATGGGTCAAGGGCAACGAGTTGCAGAAGCGCACGGCAGCCGGCGATCTCGGCGGCACGATGCGTCTCGGCGCTTACAAGGCGGCGCTGAAGAAGGGCACGAAGATCGCGGATATCTACGGTTCGACCGATATTTCCGAGCGTCATCGCCACCGCTACGAGGTCAATGTCGACTACAAGGACCGGCTCGAGAGCTGCGGCCTCGTCTTCTCCGGCATGTCGCCGGATGGTGTGCTGCCGGAGACGATCGAATACGCCGATCACCCCTGGTTCATCGGCGTGCAGTATCACCCGGAACTGAAGAGCCGGCCGCTCGACCCGCATCCGCTGTTTGCCAGCTTCATCGAAGCGGCGACGGAACAGAGCCGCCTCGTCTAA
- a CDS encoding SRPBCC family protein, translating into MATQRSTTVSRFIAAPPERIYRAFLDAEAVATWLPPGSMRGIVHAFEGREGGAFSMSLVYPEDAASQPGKTSDKTDRFEGRFARLVPDERIVWATVFDSEDESFSGEMTVSTTLSAVDGGTDVTMVCDNIPPGIRLEDNEEGCRLTLDNLAAFVGG; encoded by the coding sequence ATGGCCACCCAACGCAGCACCACCGTTTCACGCTTTATCGCCGCCCCGCCTGAGCGCATCTACCGTGCCTTCCTGGATGCGGAGGCCGTCGCCACCTGGCTTCCGCCCGGTTCGATGCGCGGGATCGTCCATGCTTTCGAGGGCCGGGAAGGCGGCGCTTTCAGCATGTCGCTCGTTTATCCCGAAGACGCGGCGTCGCAGCCGGGCAAGACCTCCGACAAGACCGACAGGTTCGAAGGCCGTTTCGCAAGACTCGTGCCTGATGAGCGGATCGTCTGGGCCACGGTCTTCGATTCCGAAGATGAAAGCTTTTCCGGCGAGATGACGGTCAGCACGACATTGTCAGCGGTGGATGGCGGCACCGATGTGACGATGGTCTGCGACAACATCCCCCCCGGCATCCGCCTTGAAGACAATGAGGAAGGGTGCCGATTGACGCTCGACAACCTCGCGGCTTTTGTCGGCGGTTGA
- a CDS encoding citrate synthase/methylcitrate synthase has protein sequence MKNGLEDIIAAETQLSDVDGEAGRLIIRGISLDQLVADGTYEGVAALLLDGLMERSFGESELRGWLAKARTGVFNHIKAADAALLALPPVDAMRALIARLPDGEDFDTALSLLAAPAVFLPAVLRLQRGEKPIAPNASLPQAADILRMLTGKLPIREQTAALDAYLVTISDHGLNASTFASRVIASTQAGLTSSVLAALSALKGPLHGGAPGPVLDMLDAIGTAENAELWLGEALDRGERLMGFGHRIYRVRDPRADALKGALKPLISTGQVDSARGALAEAVEAAALAILKLRKPNRPLDVNVEFYTALLLETLGFPRQAFTGVFAIGRTVGWLAHAREQALDGRLIRPRSVYIGPLPAAA, from the coding sequence ATGAAAAACGGCTTGGAAGATATCATTGCCGCCGAAACGCAACTCTCGGATGTCGATGGCGAAGCGGGGCGACTGATCATCCGCGGCATATCGCTGGATCAACTGGTCGCAGACGGCACCTATGAAGGTGTCGCCGCGCTATTGCTCGACGGGCTGATGGAACGAAGCTTCGGCGAAAGCGAATTGCGCGGCTGGCTGGCGAAAGCCCGAACTGGAGTGTTCAATCATATCAAGGCTGCCGATGCCGCCCTGCTCGCCCTGCCTCCAGTCGACGCGATGCGGGCGCTGATCGCCCGGCTGCCGGACGGTGAGGATTTCGATACAGCGCTCAGCCTTCTGGCAGCGCCCGCCGTCTTCCTGCCGGCGGTTCTACGCCTGCAGCGCGGCGAAAAACCGATCGCGCCCAACGCCTCGCTGCCGCAGGCGGCCGATATCCTGCGCATGCTGACCGGCAAATTGCCAATCAGGGAGCAGACGGCGGCGCTCGACGCCTACCTCGTGACGATATCGGACCATGGCCTCAATGCCTCGACCTTCGCATCGCGCGTCATCGCCTCGACCCAAGCCGGGCTCACCTCTTCGGTTCTGGCGGCGCTGAGCGCGCTGAAGGGGCCGCTGCATGGTGGTGCGCCCGGTCCGGTGCTCGACATGCTGGACGCGATCGGAACGGCCGAGAACGCCGAGCTATGGCTAGGCGAAGCCCTTGATCGCGGCGAACGGCTGATGGGCTTCGGCCACCGCATCTATCGCGTCCGCGATCCGCGCGCCGATGCGCTGAAGGGCGCCCTGAAGCCGCTGATATCAACCGGGCAGGTCGACAGCGCCCGCGGCGCGCTGGCGGAAGCCGTGGAAGCTGCCGCCTTGGCGATCCTGAAGCTGCGCAAGCCCAACCGGCCGCTCGACGTCAATGTCGAGTTCTACACGGCGCTGCTGCTGGAAACGCTCGGCTTCCCGCGGCAGGCCTTCACCGGCGTCTTTGCGATCGGCCGCACCGTCGGATGGCTGGCGCATGCCCGCGAACAGGCGCTCGATGGCCGGCTGATTCGTCCGCGCTCGGTCTATATTGGCCCGCTGCCGGCCGCTGCCTGA
- a CDS encoding citrate synthase, whose translation MSWLTAEEALRALKTKPQTLYANVSRGRIRAKADPTDPRRSLYQATDVQRLAERHAGRRKTETVAAEAIKWGDPVLSSAISTIINGRLFYRGLDAADFAEAATLEQTAALLWNGAEAVFSGAGAGYAAPSLEAAFLALAGRVTSDLPSLGRSPAALRREAQGVLSTVADALAPGPSDRPLHLRLAESWQRPDAADCLRRALVLLADHELNASAFAARVTASAGAALSAAVLSGLATLTGPLHGAAWQSIDALIEAAATLGAEQAIRRTLAQGHRLSAFGHPLYPDGDIRALALLSHFPLPLEFADLRDTGEVMIGEKVNLDFALAAMAAAFDLPKEAPIIMFSLARSAGWLAHAMEQIDSGELIRPRARYAGPAPETDTSR comes from the coding sequence ATGTCGTGGCTGACCGCCGAGGAGGCGCTACGGGCGCTGAAGACCAAGCCACAGACGCTCTACGCCAATGTCAGCCGCGGTCGCATCCGTGCCAAGGCCGATCCCACCGACCCACGCCGCAGCCTCTACCAGGCGACCGACGTGCAGCGGCTTGCCGAGCGTCATGCCGGCCGCCGCAAGACCGAAACCGTTGCCGCCGAGGCGATAAAGTGGGGCGATCCGGTCCTCTCGTCGGCAATCTCCACCATTATCAATGGGCGGCTTTTCTATCGCGGACTAGATGCGGCCGATTTTGCCGAGGCAGCGACGCTGGAGCAGACGGCGGCACTGCTTTGGAACGGTGCGGAAGCGGTGTTCTCCGGCGCCGGCGCCGGGTATGCCGCTCCGTCGCTTGAGGCGGCGTTCCTGGCACTGGCAGGCCGGGTAACATCGGATCTGCCGTCGCTCGGCCGATCGCCGGCGGCGCTTCGCCGCGAGGCGCAAGGAGTCCTCTCTACCGTCGCCGATGCGCTGGCGCCGGGGCCTTCGGATCGGCCGCTGCATCTGCGGCTTGCGGAAAGCTGGCAGCGGCCGGATGCTGCCGATTGCCTGCGCCGGGCGCTGGTGCTGCTTGCCGATCACGAACTCAACGCCTCGGCCTTTGCTGCACGGGTCACGGCATCGGCGGGTGCTGCGCTTTCGGCCGCCGTGCTTTCCGGTCTGGCGACGCTGACCGGGCCGCTGCATGGCGCTGCCTGGCAGAGTATCGACGCCTTGATCGAGGCCGCTGCCACCCTCGGAGCCGAGCAGGCGATCCGTCGCACGCTTGCCCAGGGCCATCGCCTGTCGGCCTTTGGCCATCCGCTCTATCCCGACGGCGATATCCGAGCTCTCGCACTGCTCTCGCATTTTCCCCTGCCGCTGGAATTTGCAGACCTCCGTGACACGGGCGAAGTGATGATCGGCGAGAAAGTCAATCTCGATTTCGCGCTTGCCGCGATGGCCGCCGCCTTCGATCTCCCGAAGGAGGCGCCGATCATCATGTTCTCGCTTGCCCGTTCCGCCGGTTGGCTTGCACATGCGATGGAGCAGATCGACAGCGGCGAATTGATCCGGCCGCGGGCACGTTATGCCGGACCAGCGCCGGAAACCGATACCAGCCGCTAA
- a CDS encoding FecR family protein — MNTTLRSLFAAALAVGLIPHEAAFAQSAGCTIARGAGARQVFTCPGGVKITAEAGASFRLADRNSDGSPDSASLRRKAILVDVDSSQHAGGFQVVTPQAIAAVRGTQWAVDVASGKTSVLVVRGSVAVRRPAGEQVVLSPGEGVDVSGGTEPLVVRRWPAPRAAALLARLGQ; from the coding sequence ATGAATACGACGCTTCGCAGCCTGTTTGCCGCCGCACTCGCTGTCGGTCTCATTCCACATGAGGCGGCCTTCGCGCAGTCTGCCGGCTGCACGATCGCGCGCGGCGCCGGCGCCCGCCAGGTGTTCACTTGTCCCGGCGGAGTAAAGATCACGGCGGAGGCCGGCGCTTCGTTTCGCCTTGCCGACCGCAACAGTGACGGCAGCCCCGATTCGGCATCGCTGCGGCGCAAGGCGATCCTCGTCGATGTCGACAGCAGCCAACATGCCGGCGGTTTTCAGGTGGTGACACCACAGGCGATCGCTGCGGTGCGCGGCACGCAATGGGCCGTCGACGTCGCAAGCGGCAAGACTTCGGTGCTGGTCGTCAGAGGCAGCGTCGCGGTCCGCCGGCCGGCCGGCGAGCAGGTGGTGCTGTCGCCGGGCGAGGGCGTCGATGTCAGCGGCGGGACCGAACCGCTCGTCGTGCGTCGCTGGCCGGCGCCGCGCGCCGCCGCCCTCCTTGCCCGCCTCGGCCAATAA